From Aristaeella lactis, the proteins below share one genomic window:
- a CDS encoding 16S rRNA (uracil(1498)-N(3))-methyltransferase, with protein sequence MHRFYTDPARSSGDLVFLAEEDARHALSVLRLKAGQAVEVFLEGQRYDAEITSADRDGVCVKLLSQLPSTEAALSVTLYQGLPKSDKMDFIVQKAVELGVTRIVPVIMSRCVVKLNPKDASHKLERWRKIAREAGKQCGRCITPEITEPCTLSSLPSLPAFPDVNIVPWEESEGHGPLAFSRSHPGLSSLGILIGPEGGIDRDEIAVLNQSGFIPVTLGKRILRTETAGLAAVASLMALYGEME encoded by the coding sequence ATGCACAGGTTTTACACGGATCCTGCCCGCTCTTCCGGAGATCTCGTTTTCCTTGCGGAGGAAGACGCGCGCCATGCCCTGTCCGTACTGCGCCTGAAAGCCGGGCAGGCTGTTGAGGTTTTCCTGGAAGGACAACGTTATGATGCGGAAATTACATCTGCGGACCGCGACGGCGTCTGTGTGAAACTGCTTTCCCAACTCCCATCCACAGAAGCGGCCCTGTCCGTCACCCTTTACCAGGGCCTGCCTAAATCTGACAAAATGGATTTCATCGTCCAGAAGGCCGTGGAACTGGGTGTCACACGGATCGTTCCCGTCATCATGAGCCGCTGCGTTGTGAAGCTGAATCCGAAGGACGCGTCCCACAAGCTGGAACGATGGCGTAAGATCGCCCGGGAAGCCGGCAAACAGTGCGGCCGCTGCATTACCCCTGAGATCACCGAACCCTGTACGCTTTCTTCCCTTCCTTCCCTTCCTGCTTTCCCGGATGTCAATATCGTTCCCTGGGAAGAGAGTGAAGGACACGGTCCCCTGGCTTTCAGCAGATCCCATCCCGGCCTGTCCTCACTGGGTATCCTGATCGGGCCGGAGGGCGGGATTGACCGGGATGAAATCGCTGTCCTGAATCAGTCCGGTTTTATCCCTGTCACGCTGGGCAAAAGAATCCTGCGTACGGAAACAGCCGGCCTGGCTGCAGTCGCGTCTTTGATGGCGCTTTATGGAGAAATGGAATAA
- the mtaB gene encoding tRNA (N(6)-L-threonylcarbamoyladenosine(37)-C(2))-methylthiotransferase MtaB, with protein sequence MKTIAAHTLGCKVNQYDTEAMLELFRHSGYSIVPMDGDADVYLVNTCTVTGTGDKKSLQLIRRIRREHPAAGLIVCGCMAQQRGEDLLSLGADLVLGTQRRNEVVKLYDQVSRSCHPLCAVEPLKKGQPFENLTITEQMEHTRAVLKIQEGCDNHCSYCIIPSVRGPIRSRTLDDIQAEVNRLAEAGYREIVLTGIHLCSYGRDLDPSFTLLDVIRLIQETDGILRIRLGSLEPVIATPEFASELKKADKICPQFHLALQAGCDTVLARMRRRYNTTQYLRGVENLRREFPHAAFTTDILTGFPGETEEEFAETKAFIEKIGFARIHVFPYSSRPGTPAADMPGQLSSAEKEKRARELIALGGRVAKDYLSSWIGLETDLLPEEMVDGCWEGYTPEYIRVRLEHGDCRSGVPVRVRLLNAGSRVMCGELIKESE encoded by the coding sequence ATGAAAACGATCGCCGCCCACACCCTTGGATGTAAAGTCAATCAGTATGATACGGAAGCTATGCTGGAACTGTTCCGGCACAGCGGATATAGTATTGTGCCCATGGATGGTGACGCGGATGTTTACCTGGTGAATACCTGTACGGTAACCGGTACAGGAGATAAAAAATCCCTGCAGCTGATCCGTCGTATCCGCAGGGAGCATCCTGCCGCCGGGCTGATCGTCTGCGGATGCATGGCCCAGCAGCGCGGTGAGGATCTTCTTTCCCTCGGAGCTGACCTGGTCCTGGGAACCCAGCGCCGGAATGAAGTGGTTAAACTGTATGATCAGGTGTCCCGTTCCTGTCATCCCCTTTGTGCCGTGGAGCCGCTGAAAAAGGGCCAGCCCTTCGAAAACCTGACCATCACGGAACAGATGGAACACACCCGGGCTGTACTGAAGATCCAGGAAGGCTGCGATAATCACTGTTCCTACTGTATTATCCCGTCCGTCCGCGGACCCATCCGTTCCCGGACCCTGGATGATATACAGGCGGAAGTGAATCGCCTGGCTGAGGCGGGATACCGGGAGATCGTGCTGACCGGCATCCATCTCTGCTCCTACGGGCGAGACCTGGATCCTTCCTTTACCCTGCTGGATGTCATCAGGCTGATCCAGGAAACAGACGGGATCCTGAGGATCAGGCTCGGTTCCCTGGAACCCGTCATCGCTACGCCTGAATTTGCTTCCGAGTTGAAAAAGGCGGATAAGATCTGTCCCCAGTTCCACCTGGCCCTCCAGGCGGGATGTGACACCGTCCTGGCAAGGATGAGACGCCGCTATAATACAACCCAGTACCTGCGCGGCGTGGAAAATCTCCGCCGTGAGTTTCCGCACGCAGCCTTTACCACCGATATCCTGACCGGATTCCCCGGTGAAACGGAAGAAGAGTTTGCGGAAACCAAAGCATTCATTGAGAAGATAGGCTTTGCCCGTATCCATGTTTTTCCCTATTCTTCCCGTCCCGGAACCCCTGCCGCGGATATGCCCGGTCAGCTGTCTTCTGCGGAAAAGGAAAAACGGGCACGGGAGCTGATTGCCCTCGGCGGACGGGTCGCGAAAGATTACCTTTCCTCTTGGATCGGCCTGGAAACAGACCTTCTGCCTGAGGAGATGGTTGACGGATGCTGGGAAGGCTACACGCCCGAATACATCCGTGTGCGCCTGGAACACGGGGACTGCCGGTCCGGTGTGCCCGTTCGTGTCAGGCTTCTGAACGCTGGTTCCCGCGTCATGTGCGGTGAGCTGATAAAAGAATCTGAATGA
- a CDS encoding histidine triad nucleotide-binding protein translates to MENCLFCKIISGEIPSQKVYENEYVYAFRDINPQAPVHVLVIPKKHVSSLDDTAGSTDTELAECLRAIRVIAAHENLAGGYRVVSNCGDDACQSVHHLHFHILGGRKMAEQMA, encoded by the coding sequence ATGGAAAATTGTCTCTTCTGCAAAATCATCAGCGGTGAGATTCCCTCTCAGAAAGTCTATGAGAATGAATATGTCTATGCGTTCCGTGATATCAATCCGCAGGCGCCTGTCCACGTCCTGGTGATTCCGAAGAAGCATGTAAGCTCCCTGGATGATACCGCCGGATCCACGGATACCGAACTGGCGGAATGCCTGCGTGCCATTCGCGTTATTGCCGCTCATGAAAACCTGGCCGGCGGATACCGCGTCGTTTCCAACTGCGGCGACGATGCCTGCCAGTCTGTCCATCACCTGCATTTCCATATTCTCGGCGGCCGGAAGATGGCGGAACAGATGGCCTGA
- the rpsU gene encoding 30S ribosomal protein S21 has protein sequence MSEVRIRENESLESALKRFKRQCARSGVLQEVRKREHYEKPSVKRKKKAEAARKRKW, from the coding sequence GTGTCCGAGGTTCGTATCCGCGAAAATGAGTCCCTGGAAAGTGCGCTCAAACGGTTTAAGCGGCAGTGCGCCCGCAGCGGCGTTCTCCAGGAAGTGCGTAAACGCGAGCATTATGAAAAGCCCAGCGTTAAGCGTAAGAAAAAAGCTGAAGCCGCCCGTAAGCGCAAATGGTGA
- the rho gene encoding transcription termination factor Rho, translated as MTYNELNQLTVLQLRKLAKENSVVLGSGIDKAGIIEKLLPVLSDDAEPAQAANEESTLAEPKYQAAWHNSDAPRYSARPAYQAPGTAPRPAWQNTSPSGQHMTLEQQHVQPTRPGGFTPRFGPAAAQPPVQHTASSEEKTEQPAAPVASPIPEKRIARAPEAGFGPRSFGPGSTPVQRYQESSFPPVPSQDSGIQAPTLEELLAAGDYEEGGGILELHPDGYGFLRNTSFQPSTKDIYVSMAQIRRFGLRTGDFIKGKIRPQREGDKYAALLYISSVNDIPEEEAFNRPAFDELTPVYPSRRISLESKDGKSFPDMRLVDLIAPLGFGQRGLMLCPPQTGKTEIMQHFASVVCENYPDVHVLMLMIDVNPEDVTVIRDSVPCTVLASTFDQPPEAHLRLSEIVLERAMRLVEQKKDVVLIVDSLTRLAKIYTTAAAQQGRSLPGMVNPSSLFRAKRLFGAARSCKEGGSLTVLAAMDIATGSKVDDSVVEEFKGTANMELTLDQNVARAGVTPSLNLQQSYTKNSDILLDSREKEGLSLIRTMLGNTSSSVAIPQLVSMMEKTDSNAALLLKMKDWFALMNR; from the coding sequence ATGACCTACAATGAACTCAATCAACTGACGGTACTTCAGCTGCGCAAACTCGCGAAAGAGAATTCGGTGGTTCTCGGCTCCGGAATTGATAAGGCCGGAATCATCGAAAAGCTTCTTCCTGTCCTTTCCGATGATGCGGAGCCCGCTCAGGCCGCCAATGAGGAAAGCACACTGGCGGAACCTAAGTACCAGGCTGCCTGGCACAATTCAGACGCCCCCAGGTACAGCGCCCGTCCGGCTTATCAGGCCCCGGGCACAGCACCCCGTCCTGCCTGGCAGAACACTTCTCCTTCCGGACAGCATATGACGCTGGAACAGCAGCATGTACAGCCCACCCGTCCGGGCGGATTTACTCCCCGCTTCGGTCCTGCTGCGGCCCAGCCGCCTGTACAGCATACAGCTTCCTCTGAAGAAAAAACAGAACAGCCCGCTGCCCCTGTCGCTTCCCCTATTCCGGAGAAGCGGATCGCGCGCGCGCCTGAAGCCGGTTTCGGTCCCCGTTCCTTCGGCCCGGGATCGACGCCTGTGCAGCGCTATCAGGAATCTTCCTTCCCTCCTGTTCCTTCGCAGGATTCCGGTATCCAGGCTCCCACGCTGGAGGAACTGCTTGCCGCCGGTGATTATGAAGAAGGCGGCGGCATCCTGGAACTTCATCCCGATGGATACGGTTTCCTTCGCAATACCAGTTTCCAGCCCTCCACCAAGGATATCTATGTCTCCATGGCACAGATCCGCCGTTTCGGACTGCGCACCGGTGATTTCATTAAAGGAAAGATCCGTCCCCAGCGTGAGGGCGATAAATACGCCGCGCTTCTGTATATTTCCAGTGTCAATGACATTCCGGAGGAAGAAGCCTTCAATCGTCCCGCTTTTGATGAACTGACGCCCGTCTATCCCAGCCGCAGGATCTCCCTGGAAAGCAAAGACGGCAAGTCTTTTCCGGATATGCGCCTTGTGGACCTGATCGCGCCTCTCGGTTTCGGCCAGCGCGGCCTGATGCTCTGTCCTCCCCAGACCGGCAAAACCGAAATCATGCAGCATTTCGCCTCTGTCGTCTGTGAAAACTATCCGGACGTTCATGTCCTCATGCTCATGATCGACGTCAATCCGGAGGATGTCACGGTCATCCGTGATTCCGTTCCCTGTACAGTGCTTGCTTCCACCTTTGACCAGCCGCCGGAAGCCCATCTCCGCCTGTCTGAGATCGTGCTGGAGCGCGCCATGCGCCTGGTTGAACAGAAGAAAGACGTTGTCTTGATCGTGGACAGCCTGACCCGCCTGGCGAAGATCTATACCACCGCAGCTGCCCAGCAGGGACGCAGCCTGCCCGGCATGGTCAATCCCTCCAGTCTTTTCCGCGCCAAGCGTCTCTTCGGCGCCGCCCGTTCCTGCAAGGAAGGCGGAAGCCTCACCGTTCTGGCCGCCATGGATATCGCCACCGGTTCCAAGGTGGATGATTCCGTTGTGGAGGAATTCAAGGGTACCGCCAACATGGAGCTGACCCTGGACCAGAATGTGGCCCGGGCCGGCGTAACACCCTCCCTGAACCTGCAGCAAAGCTATACCAAGAATTCCGATATCCTGCTGGACAGCCGCGAAAAGGAAGGCCTTTCCCTGATCCGTACCATGCTGGGAAACACTTCCTCCTCTGTGGCAATTCCCCAGCTGGTTTCCATGATGGAGAAGACCGATTCCAACGCAGCGCTGCTGCTCAAGATGAAAGACTGGTTTGCCCTCATGAACAGATAA
- a CDS encoding putative manganese-dependent inorganic diphosphatase, producing MDSIYVVGHRNPDTDSVVSAMAYASLQNALGGSHHYIAARYGHVNTETAFLLNRFGFQPPVHLRSVRTQVLDIDYDTPPMIGAGIPVSHAWNVLHSQNDSISALPIIEEDGRLFGMVTAGAMAQSDMDSIVNPHVSSIPVFNLLSALEGHVINAEKDIFDEISGDVIIALPGESAQIRPGSVVLCGNQKDMADLAISNGASCLIFCGSSLAETYRGRSSSTCLIASPFDAYRAARLIFQAIPVGRIACTEGLRFFHLTDYLDDVRETVIQSRFRSYPVLDEEDKVVGTLSRYHLIRPRRKKVVLVDHNEMGQAVAGLEQADIIAIIDHHRLADIQTGNPVFMRNEPVGSTTSIIAAMYQEHGLMPSRNLAGLMAAAIISDTVMFKSPTCTPHDRVLAERLARHAGVNCEELGKAIFSRGASADMSPDDLVRYDLKEFHLGTHSLTISQITTVDSEPFLKNRDAFIESLDKIRKDRHYDLALLMITNVLKEGSEILFSGDPEAIKSAFAVDDLHGNHVFLPQVLSRKKQIVPALSQIWG from the coding sequence ATGGATTCCATTTATGTGGTAGGTCACAGAAATCCGGACACCGATTCCGTTGTTTCCGCCATGGCTTACGCGTCCCTTCAGAATGCCCTGGGCGGCAGCCATCATTACATAGCTGCCCGCTACGGCCATGTCAATACGGAAACCGCTTTCCTGCTGAACCGGTTTGGCTTCCAGCCGCCCGTTCACCTGCGGAGTGTCCGTACCCAGGTTCTGGATATTGACTATGATACCCCTCCCATGATCGGTGCCGGCATTCCTGTTTCCCATGCCTGGAACGTGCTCCACAGCCAGAATGACAGCATTTCCGCCCTTCCGATCATCGAGGAGGACGGCCGGCTTTTCGGCATGGTTACCGCCGGCGCCATGGCCCAGAGCGATATGGATTCCATCGTGAATCCCCATGTTTCCTCTATCCCGGTTTTTAACCTGCTCAGTGCTCTGGAAGGACATGTTATCAACGCTGAAAAGGATATTTTTGATGAGATTTCCGGCGATGTGATCATCGCCCTTCCCGGTGAATCTGCCCAGATCCGTCCTGGTTCCGTTGTCCTTTGCGGAAACCAGAAGGATATGGCCGATCTCGCTATCAGCAACGGAGCGTCCTGCCTGATCTTCTGCGGTTCCTCCCTTGCGGAGACTTACCGTGGCCGTTCATCCTCCACCTGCCTGATCGCCAGTCCCTTTGACGCTTACCGCGCGGCAAGGCTGATTTTCCAGGCCATTCCGGTGGGACGGATTGCCTGCACGGAGGGACTCCGTTTCTTCCACCTGACGGATTATCTGGATGATGTCCGTGAAACCGTGATCCAGAGCCGTTTCCGCTCCTATCCTGTTCTCGATGAGGAGGACAAGGTGGTCGGAACGCTCTCCCGCTATCACCTGATCCGTCCCCGCAGGAAAAAAGTAGTCCTGGTGGACCATAATGAGATGGGTCAGGCTGTCGCCGGTCTGGAGCAGGCGGATATCATCGCGATCATCGACCATCACCGCCTGGCGGATATCCAGACCGGGAATCCCGTGTTCATGCGCAATGAGCCTGTCGGTTCCACTACCTCCATCATAGCCGCCATGTACCAGGAGCACGGCCTCATGCCTTCCCGGAACCTGGCCGGGCTGATGGCAGCCGCTATCATCTCTGATACGGTTATGTTCAAGAGCCCGACCTGCACGCCGCATGACCGTGTGCTGGCGGAACGCCTTGCCCGCCACGCGGGAGTCAACTGTGAAGAGCTTGGCAAGGCGATCTTCTCCCGGGGCGCTTCCGCGGATATGTCGCCGGATGACCTGGTCCGTTATGATCTGAAGGAATTCCACCTGGGAACCCATTCCCTGACGATTTCGCAGATCACCACCGTTGATTCCGAACCATTCCTGAAAAACCGGGACGCGTTCATCGAATCCCTGGATAAGATCCGGAAGGACCGTCATTATGACCTGGCCCTGCTTATGATAACCAACGTTCTGAAGGAAGGTTCTGAGATTCTGTTCTCCGGTGATCCTGAGGCAATTAAAAGCGCCTTTGCTGTGGATGATCTCCATGGAAACCATGTCTTCCTGCCTCAGGTTTTGTCCAGGAAAAAACAGATTGTTCCGGCCCTTTCCCAGATCTGGGGTTAA
- a CDS encoding SH3 domain-containing protein: protein MKKLISILLILILCLSWSVSTAERKTVEKDQFYLGAMRVIRCKDYVSLRETPDKTGKVLAKVPLNAIVLYCSNNISKYTGGKYKKQKELYIKCEYDGQEGYILKKYLEPAPDFEPAESKADSNIMTRDEIIGGGDIVLDWHEFNVSVLAAYQVSVDNGENWEHLRVGCFIDDEPIWGYTESVKQAGENSSLKAFMGGTEDEPQVYVYDSQYGLMMLDLMDGTEVWNIPKTTCPLGDAAVYTVGPDTGILYITGTEGPDPVAISTEGNILWRSEINDPDVYGPMWITLNPEDIEIIYESGYRVRLAYNGERLSVSGIME from the coding sequence ATGAAAAAGCTGATCAGTATCCTGCTCATCCTGATTCTCTGCCTGTCCTGGTCCGTATCAACCGCGGAAAGAAAAACCGTTGAAAAGGATCAGTTTTACCTGGGAGCAATGCGCGTGATCCGCTGCAAGGACTATGTTTCCCTGCGGGAGACACCTGATAAAACCGGCAAGGTGCTGGCGAAGGTGCCGCTCAACGCAATCGTGCTGTACTGCTCCAACAATATCAGCAAGTATACAGGCGGAAAATACAAAAAGCAGAAAGAACTTTATATCAAGTGTGAATATGACGGGCAGGAAGGTTATATCCTGAAGAAATACCTGGAACCTGCTCCCGATTTCGAACCGGCGGAAAGCAAAGCTGACAGCAACATCATGACCCGGGATGAGATCATTGGCGGCGGGGATATTGTGCTGGACTGGCATGAGTTCAACGTATCCGTGCTCGCTGCCTACCAGGTGAGCGTTGATAACGGCGAAAACTGGGAGCACCTGAGGGTTGGCTGCTTTATCGATGATGAACCGATCTGGGGCTATACCGAATCCGTGAAACAGGCCGGCGAAAACAGCAGCCTTAAAGCATTTATGGGCGGTACGGAAGACGAACCGCAGGTTTATGTATATGACAGCCAGTACGGCCTGATGATGCTCGACCTGATGGACGGAACGGAAGTCTGGAATATTCCGAAGACAACCTGCCCGCTTGGAGACGCGGCGGTTTATACCGTTGGACCGGACACAGGAATCCTGTATATCACCGGTACGGAAGGACCCGATCCGGTGGCCATTTCCACAGAGGGCAACATTCTCTGGCGTTCCGAGATCAACGATCCGGATGTATACGGTCCCATGTGGATCACGCTGAATCCGGAGGATATCGAAATCATCTATGAGAGCGGATACCGGGTCCGGCTCGCTTACAACGGTGAACGGCTCAGCGTCAGCGGAATCATGGAATAA
- a CDS encoding sodium/proline symporter produces the protein MNTELVVFIVYLCFMIGIGVYFFVKGRGSGEKEYFLGGRKMGPWVSALSAGASDMSAWVLMGLPASIYAAGIGQACIAIGLAVGYALSWIFEAPRLRRFSIAADDSITLPQYLTNRFKSSSKALQILCAIIFLIAYTIYAASSVKACGTLFQTVCGNIFIAGNDLLNQQIFMYIAAAIIIGYTFMGGFSAVCWTDFFQGLLMLGALLIAPIFALGLISGGQGQMTVEALSQANPDYWNLFPDWKTVASGLGWGLGYFGMPHIIIRFMSVRSDKDLRKSAKIGISWNVLIIIFSVAAGCIGHLFLGEVTDSSTVFIQMVRTIFPAVISGILLSAILAAAMSTADSQLLCASSAFASDVYKPVIRKNKSTDKEMFWVGRYVVLIIAVIAVLIASNPNSQSIMDLVSNAWGIFGAAFGPAILLSLFWKRFTFWGAVAGIASGAAVDIAWLILGQQNPGSIFGLYEIIPGFVVGLLFAIVVSLIDKAPKKEVEDLFDLAVSDQID, from the coding sequence ATGAATACGGAACTGGTTGTCTTCATTGTCTACCTGTGTTTCATGATCGGTATCGGTGTCTATTTCTTCGTCAAAGGCCGTGGAAGCGGTGAAAAGGAATACTTCCTCGGCGGCCGTAAGATGGGTCCCTGGGTATCCGCTCTTTCCGCCGGCGCTTCCGATATGAGTGCCTGGGTTCTGATGGGTCTCCCCGCTTCCATCTACGCGGCCGGTATCGGTCAGGCCTGTATCGCCATCGGTCTGGCTGTCGGATATGCCCTCAGCTGGATTTTCGAAGCGCCCCGCCTGCGCCGTTTCTCCATCGCTGCGGACGACTCCATTACCCTTCCGCAGTACCTGACAAACCGGTTCAAATCCTCCAGCAAGGCTCTTCAGATCCTCTGTGCCATTATCTTCCTGATCGCCTACACCATCTATGCCGCTTCCAGCGTCAAAGCCTGCGGTACGCTTTTCCAGACTGTCTGCGGCAATATCTTTATTGCGGGCAATGACCTGCTGAATCAGCAGATCTTTATGTATATTGCTGCTGCCATTATTATCGGCTACACATTCATGGGCGGCTTCAGCGCCGTCTGCTGGACAGACTTCTTCCAGGGCCTGCTGATGCTCGGCGCCCTCCTCATCGCTCCCATCTTCGCCCTGGGCCTCATCAGCGGCGGACAGGGACAGATGACCGTTGAAGCCCTGAGCCAGGCCAATCCTGATTACTGGAATCTTTTCCCGGACTGGAAAACCGTGGCTTCCGGCCTTGGCTGGGGTCTTGGTTATTTCGGCATGCCCCATATCATCATCCGCTTCATGTCCGTCCGCAGTGATAAGGACCTTCGCAAGAGCGCGAAGATCGGTATCTCCTGGAACGTGCTGATCATCATCTTCTCTGTGGCCGCCGGATGCATCGGTCATCTTTTCCTGGGAGAAGTTACCGATTCCTCCACCGTTTTCATCCAGATGGTCCGGACCATCTTCCCCGCTGTCATTTCCGGTATTCTGCTTTCCGCCATCCTGGCAGCCGCCATGTCCACCGCGGATTCCCAGCTGCTCTGTGCGTCTTCCGCCTTTGCGTCTGACGTATACAAGCCCGTGATCCGGAAAAACAAGTCAACAGATAAGGAAATGTTCTGGGTCGGCCGTTATGTTGTGTTGATCATCGCCGTTATCGCCGTGCTGATTGCTTCCAATCCCAACAGCCAGAGCATTATGGACCTTGTTTCCAATGCCTGGGGCATCTTCGGCGCCGCCTTTGGTCCGGCTATCCTGCTGAGCCTCTTCTGGAAGCGTTTCACCTTCTGGGGCGCCGTGGCCGGTATCGCTTCCGGTGCGGCTGTTGATATTGCCTGGCTGATCCTGGGTCAGCAGAATCCGGGCAGCATCTTCGGTCTCTATGAGATTATCCCCGGCTTCGTTGTCGGTCTCCTCTTTGCCATCGTCGTTTCCCTGATCGACAAGGCTCCGAAGAAGGAAGTCGAAGACCTGTTCGATCTCGCAGTCTCCGACCAGATTGACTGA
- the rpmE gene encoding 50S ribosomal protein L31 translates to MKENIHPQYGKCVVRCVCGETFETGSTKKEMKVDICSKCHPFYTGKQKLVDTGGRVDRFKKRFNIE, encoded by the coding sequence ATGAAGGAAAATATTCATCCCCAGTATGGTAAGTGCGTGGTTCGCTGCGTATGCGGTGAAACTTTTGAAACCGGATCTACCAAGAAAGAGATGAAGGTGGATATTTGTTCCAAGTGCCATCCTTTCTACACCGGCAAGCAGAAGCTGGTAGACACGGGCGGACGTGTTGACCGCTTCAAGAAGCGCTTCAATATTGAATGA
- a CDS encoding helix-turn-helix domain containing protein: protein MSVRLLSFSAEERAVYSLISVSDGLMAKEIASRLSLSRKEVNHLLFSSPLMRELCYEDDAFRWHALIRQGPVHEGLYEVSGWYGIVREFVDTDEEEWLCSLQDGCRRIGRNLNDQRGLIHSFLDCREVMRSLFRDLSSMTDSSFLDWEIAFELRLNRSRMIRIYADVLVIAPGHVFSLEFKMKDKVDPDEVLQSAKYCPFLELIFGPSFEIIPALVLTAASDYFDFVPIGRTDMVLPAASGDMLFNVFNEYLGFLG, encoded by the coding sequence ATGTCTGTCAGGCTCCTTTCCTTTTCCGCGGAGGAACGCGCTGTCTATTCCCTCATCTCTGTCAGTGACGGCCTCATGGCCAAAGAGATCGCTTCCAGGCTGTCGCTTTCCCGTAAGGAAGTGAATCATCTCCTTTTTTCATCCCCGCTCATGCGGGAACTATGCTATGAGGATGATGCCTTCCGGTGGCATGCGCTCATCCGCCAGGGTCCGGTACATGAAGGTCTGTACGAAGTCTCCGGCTGGTACGGAATCGTACGGGAGTTCGTGGACACCGATGAGGAAGAATGGTTATGCTCTTTGCAGGATGGCTGCCGCAGGATCGGCCGGAACCTGAATGATCAGCGTGGGCTGATCCATTCGTTCCTGGACTGCCGTGAAGTCATGCGTTCCCTTTTCCGGGACCTTTCCTCCATGACGGATTCGTCCTTCCTGGACTGGGAAATCGCTTTTGAGCTCCGCCTTAACCGCTCCCGGATGATCCGGATCTATGCGGACGTGCTGGTGATTGCCCCCGGGCATGTATTCAGTCTGGAATTCAAAATGAAGGATAAAGTGGATCCGGATGAAGTCCTGCAGTCCGCCAAGTACTGTCCTTTCCTGGAACTGATCTTCGGTCCCTCCTTTGAGATCATTCCCGCCCTCGTGCTCACCGCGGCTTCCGATTATTTTGACTTTGTGCCCATCGGCAGGACAGATATGGTCCTTCCGGCAGCGTCCGGAGACATGCTTTTTAACGTCTTCAATGAATACCTTGGTTTCCTTGGATGA